In Vigna unguiculata cultivar IT97K-499-35 chromosome 3, ASM411807v1, whole genome shotgun sequence, a single genomic region encodes these proteins:
- the LOC114179667 gene encoding uncharacterized protein LOC114179667, with amino-acid sequence MEMKQNSVKAPIWEPVEPAASTRSKTKSVEYAELSSDKQTFEASPFVIISEVLSVISAFIYMLFSLLVFAVRFLTVYLNATTNWLMETTEKLNAKGKERESHVNRGESNNFLEASFSGKDKEKRNKETNNPNQHGNYKEDQRIDASTIHGCETSNSVEHGYAIDNCFNNYGEGEQDYSYCEINSSSSKDSYNNHDSGLQDLSSAKVWTSTNEDIFNNRSVHSQSFRNAKVGNSKEPKAIRHAYNNGKKGTQKYDGYTCTG; translated from the exons ATGGAAATGAAGCAGAATTCAGTTAAG GCACCAATTTGGGAACCTGTCGAACCTGCTGCTTCAACCAGAAGCAAAACCAAGTCCGTGGAATATGCAG AACTCTCCTCGGACAAGCAAACTTTTGAAGCGTCCCCATTCGTGATCATTAGCGAAGTTCTATCTGTTATATCTGCCTTCATCTATATGCTCTTTTCGCTTCTTGTATTCGCAGTTCGTTTCCTCACTGTTTATCTAAATGCTACAACCAATTGGCTAATGGAAACGACGGAGAAATTAAACGCCAAGGGCAAGGAAAGAGAGAGCCACGTGAATCGTGGAGAATCCAACAACTTTCTGGAAGCTAGTTTCAGTGGgaaagataaagagaaaagGAACAAAGAAACCAATAACCCTAACCAACATGGCAACTACAAAGAGGATCAAAGGATCGATGCTTCCACCATTCATGGCTGCGAAACTTCGAATTCTGTTGAGCATGGCTATGCAATTGATAACTGCTTTAACAACTATGGCGAAGGGGAGCAAGATTACAGCTATTGTGAGATTAACAGTTCTTCAAGTAAAGATTCCTATAACAACCATGATTCGGGTCTACAAGATCTTAGCAGTGCAAAGGTTTGGACTTCTACAAATGAAGATATCTTTAACAACCGGAGCGTACACTCGCAAAGTTTCAGGAATGCAAAGGTTGGAAATTCTAAGGAGCCAAAAGCAATTCGTCATGCCTACAACAATGGAAAGAAGGGAACCCAAAAGTACGATGGTTATACATGTACTGGGTAA